DNA sequence from the Candidatus Neomarinimicrobiota bacterium genome:
GCATACCTTTTTCGCCTGAATATGGCGGAGCCGGAATGGATTATGTATCCTATGCCATCGCAGTTGAGGAGTTGTCAAAAGTATGTGTTTCAACAGGCATAACTTTGGCGGCACATATCTCTCTTGGAGTCGGTCCCATCTATTATTTCGGAAATGAGGAACAGAAGAAAAAATATCTTCCTAAACTTACGCAAGGAGGGAAATTAGCTTCTTTCGGACTGACCGAAGCGAGCGCCGGAAGTGATTCAGGAGCAACGCAAACAACAGCTGTTCAGGAGGGCGACCAGTGGGTGATAAATGGGTCGAAAATGTTCATTACCAACGCGGGATTCGCGGAAACATTTGTGCTGTTGACGGTGACAGATCGAAATAGCGGGAAGCCCGAACTCACAAATTTCATTGTAGATAAGGGGACACCCGGCTTAATTATCGGACCTCCGGAGAAAAAAATGGGGTGGCGAGGATCAGATACGCGCGCTTTAACATTTGAAAACTTAAAGGTTCCGGCTGAAAATATGCTTGGTAAAAGAGGCGAGGGTTTCAAGCAATTTATGCAAACTTTAGACGGAGGAAGAATTTCTGTCGGGGCGCTGAGTCTTGGATTGGCAGAAGGAGTCTATGAGTTATCGCTGAAGTATGCGAATGAACGCACCGCCTTCGGAAAGCCGATATTCGAATTTCAGGGGATAAGTTTTAAATTAGCGGATATGGCGATGAGAATTGAAGCGGCGCGTCATTTGGTTTATAACGCTGCCAGATTACGCGACGCAGGGAAGGACATCAAAAAAGCCTCCGCCATGGCGAAACTTTACGCTTCGGAATTAGCAATGTGGGCAGCAGGTGAAGCAATTCAGATTCACGGAGGCTATGGCTATCTTAAAGATTTTCCTGTGGAACGGTTTTATCGAGATGCGAAGGTATGCGAAATAGGAGAGGGTACGTCAGAAATCCAAAGAATCCTGATTGCGAGGGAGATAAGAAAAGAACTTCACTAAATAATATCCTATGGCAAAAACAGATTCAAAGAAAATTGATTTAATAGTAAGGGTGGGCACTATAGCAGTGCTGTTAACATCGAGTTTATTCTTTTTCCCCCGGGAAAAATCACTCGAATACGCTTACGATGTTGGACAAATTACTACGGAAGAAATAATTGCTCCATTCGATTTTCCTATCTTAAAAATGAAAAAGGAACTTGAAGAGGATAGGGCGGCAGCTCTTGCGGAGATTTATCCTCTTTTTGTGCGAAGAGATGACTTGATGTTGGCTCAGCTGGAGGAGATGAATCAGTTTTTTGATATGCTTCGGAACGTAAGAAGTTCAAAAAGTGAGTACGGCAAGAATCTGGTCGCAAAAGTGTTACGTGGAACGAGTCTCGATTCTGTGTTTATGGCGCAATTAAACGCCGATTCAGCCCAACTGTTTGGTTTAATTGAAAAAGTCGGTGACGATTACGGTTTTGATATATCAAAACCGCTCTGGAATTTTATGACGGACTCTGATAAACAGCCGACCGGCGGCGTTGATGTTTTGGAGGCGTTTAGCGCAAATATAGAGCGTATAGCGCGGGATTTATTCAGGGAAGGTATCCTTGATATGGCACTGGATGATATTAAAAAACAAGAGATAGCCGTATTGGAAAAAGGCGAGGAAATCGTTGGTGATAAAGGGTATTACATGAGTCACCTTGATGTCGGCGGACAAGCGGATATTCGACTGAAGGCAAGCTTGGGGATTGAATCGGGTGAAGAAATAGATGCGGGTGTCCGAATATTAAGGAAATTCATAAAGCCCAATATTATTTATGACGAAATAACAACTACTAATCGGGAACGGGATGTCATTGCATTAGTTCCTATCAGTCGCGATATAGTCCGGCGAAATGAACGAATAGTTGACAGGAATGAAAGAGTGACCCCTGCCATTCAGCAGAAACTCGAATCGATGTTTTCTGAGAAAGCAAGACGGGGAGGAGAAAAGGGAGGAATAGTAACTCTTTTACCCCAAATCGGAAGATTACTTTTAGTATCGGTAATACTCTTTTTCTTCGGCGCTTTTATTGTGGCGTACCGTCCTCAAATTTATAAAGACAACAGGCTGGTACTGCTTATCGGATTGATATTTTTATCTCATATAGCCTTTTCATCATTGGTAATCTATAGATATGGTCTTTCAGAATATTTGATTCCAATAGTCATCGCTTCAATGGTATTTACTATTTTAGTCGATGCCCGCATCGCCTTCATCGGAACTGTGACACTTGCGCTTCTCATCGGAGTGATTCTCGGCAATAAACTCGATTTTGTAATAGTGTCGGTATTCGCGGGAACAGCGTCAATATTTTCCGTTACCCGGCTGCGGACGAGAAGCCAGCTTTTCAAATCTGTAGTGTTCGTTTCGGCTGCATATATTATTGCGATAACGGCGGTAGAATTATTAAAGTTCAGCAGTACGGATGTGTTATTGGAGAGTTACGGCTACGCATTTGCTAACGCACTTTTTTCGCCGATTATCGTATATGGAATTATCGGATTTTTGGAAGTAGCTTTTGGAATTACAACCGATTTAACGCTATTAGAGCAATCTGACCTCAACAGACCGCTATTGAAGCAGTTAGCTATAAAAGCGCCCGGAACCTATCATCATAGCGGATTAGCGGGTAATCTGGCGGAAGAAGCCGCAGACGCTATAGGCGCAAATTCTTTGTTGGCAAGGGTAGGATCATATTATCATGACATTGGGAAAATGAACAAACCGGAATATTTTGTGGAAAATCAGATGGGCGCGGAAAACAGGCATGAGATGTTACGACCGAACTTGAGCGCCCTCATACTTGCTTCCCATGTTCGGGATGGGATTGATCTGGCAAAAAAACATAAATTACCTGACGTGATAACACAATTTATATCCTCTCATCACGGAACAATGCGGATGGAATATTTTTACAAAAAAGCTACTGAACTAGCTGGAGACGAGTCCAAAGTAAATGAA
Encoded proteins:
- a CDS encoding acyl-CoA dehydrogenase, with translation MDFFTDDHRLLQETIRDFALNEVAPIADEIDEEERFPLETVAKMFDLGLMGIPFSPEYGGAGMDYVSYAIAVEELSKVCVSTGITLAAHISLGVGPIYYFGNEEQKKKYLPKLTQGGKLASFGLTEASAGSDSGATQTTAVQEGDQWVINGSKMFITNAGFAETFVLLTVTDRNSGKPELTNFIVDKGTPGLIIGPPEKKMGWRGSDTRALTFENLKVPAENMLGKRGEGFKQFMQTLDGGRISVGALSLGLAEGVYELSLKYANERTAFGKPIFEFQGISFKLADMAMRIEAARHLVYNAARLRDAGKDIKKASAMAKLYASELAMWAAGEAIQIHGGYGYLKDFPVERFYRDAKVCEIGEGTSEIQRILIAREIRKELH
- a CDS encoding HDIG domain-containing protein — encoded protein: MAKTDSKKIDLIVRVGTIAVLLTSSLFFFPREKSLEYAYDVGQITTEEIIAPFDFPILKMKKELEEDRAAALAEIYPLFVRRDDLMLAQLEEMNQFFDMLRNVRSSKSEYGKNLVAKVLRGTSLDSVFMAQLNADSAQLFGLIEKVGDDYGFDISKPLWNFMTDSDKQPTGGVDVLEAFSANIERIARDLFREGILDMALDDIKKQEIAVLEKGEEIVGDKGYYMSHLDVGGQADIRLKASLGIESGEEIDAGVRILRKFIKPNIIYDEITTTNRERDVIALVPISRDIVRRNERIVDRNERVTPAIQQKLESMFSEKARRGGEKGGIVTLLPQIGRLLLVSVILFFFGAFIVAYRPQIYKDNRLVLLIGLIFLSHIAFSSLVIYRYGLSEYLIPIVIASMVFTILVDARIAFIGTVTLALLIGVILGNKLDFVIVSVFAGTASIFSVTRLRTRSQLFKSVVFVSAAYIIAITAVELLKFSSTDVLLESYGYAFANALFSPIIVYGIIGFLEVAFGITTDLTLLEQSDLNRPLLKQLAIKAPGTYHHSGLAGNLAEEAADAIGANSLLARVGSYYHDIGKMNKPEYFVENQMGAENRHEMLRPNLSALILASHVRDGIDLAKKHKLPDVITQFISSHHGTMRMEYFYKKATELAGDESKVNEMDFRYPGPLPVSKEAGIVMICEGIEAATRSIKEKTSNRITDMVELIIQSRLNDGQLDECELTLAEIGKIKEAILPMLIGMYHVRVEYPDDTQKDEEKPSENGDTEKGSEKTTLETESIHGHDA